A genomic window from Diospyros lotus cultivar Yz01 chromosome 2, ASM1463336v1, whole genome shotgun sequence includes:
- the LOC127795210 gene encoding uncharacterized protein LOC127795210 translates to MRAQVLVWLFFFLCARALPCRASESSITPKPRGSDQLLLCEKQFRDETNAISETYRQDDQRRRASEVHEIIHKRKGVYGGADIYKRPPKSRSGASPLPVLSAAIGHVVVGFLAFAFCL, encoded by the exons ATGAGAGCTCAAGTGCTTGTAtggctcttcttcttcctctgcgcTAGAGCTTTGCCATGCCGTGCATCTGAAAGCTCCATCACACCCAAACCTAGAGGCTCCGACCAGCTTCTCCTGTGCGAAAAGCAATTCAGAG ATGAAACGAACGCCATTAGTGAGACATATCGACAAGATGATCAACGACGACGAGCAAGTGAAGTGCACGAAATTATTCACAAAAGGAAAGGAGTTTACGGAGGTGCAGACATCTATAAACGCCCTCCAAAGTCTCGCAGTGGAGCGAGCCCCTTGCCTGTTCTTTCAGCAGCAATTGGGCATGTTGTTGTGGGTTTTCTTGCTTTTGCTTTCTGCCTCTGA
- the LOC127795212 gene encoding protein MULTIPOLAR SPINDLE 1, whose product MSSEEQRAKTDPNTSMKLAIAMALLRSKLIREQPAPAPAPPPDHPPPSSSTSESDALKWRRKAKERKQELLRLKEDLRQAEEGSLCDLFPQNASCKCHFFDHLGKLTFNRAGNSYDQRFNDVLRRRFLRQVRLNERRRGRKDSLKQRNHFSEASSEDETEELRASVDFLVELCETLSPVKIEKTNFVNWLHQAVDFILAALKNILSKRKDIEFLEGIVSRLIVRLVRRMCTASQGDELHHFDPDAQLYIQHLLRKLGSEPYVGQRVILSVSQRIIVLAESLLFMDLFDDAFPSVHDSIYILIQLIEFLVSDHLLTWSSSQDFDMRLFEDWVASILHARKALELLENRNGLYVLYMDRMMGGVAKQVGQVSSLQNHLNPDILANLLH is encoded by the exons ATGTCGTCGGAGGAACAGCGAGCGAAGACCGATCCAAATACATCTATGAAGCTCGCCATAGCAATGGCGCTTCTTCGATCAAAGCTAATCCGTGAGCAACCTGCTCCTGCTCCTGCTCCTCCTCCTGATCATCCACCGCCATCATCTTCAACTTCCGAATCCGACGCTCTGAAATGGAGGCGCAAG GCAAAGGAGCGAAAACAAGAGCTTCTGAGGCTCAAAGAAGACCTCCGCCAAGCTgaag AGGGTTCTCTGTGCGATCTGTTCCCCCAAAATGCGTCTTGCAAGTGCCATTTCTTCGATCATTTGGGGAAACTGACTTTTAATCGGGCTGGAAACAGTTATGATCAGAGGTTCAATGACGTTTTGCGTCGTAGATTTCTCAGACAAG TGCGGCTTAACGAGAGAAGACGAGGGAGAAAAGATAGCTTAAAACAGAGAAATCATTTTTCTG AAGCTAGCAGTGAGGATGAAACGGAGGAGCTCAGGGCCTCGGTTGATTTTCTTGTGGAGCTGTGTGAAACTCTTTCTCCTGTGAAA ATTGAGAAGACTAATTTTGTCAACTGGTTGCATCAAGCTGTGGACTTCATTCTAG CTGCACTAAAGAATATATTGTCGAAGAGAAAGGACATAGAATTTCTTGAAGGAATTGTCAGCAGGTTAATTGTGCGTCTGGTAAGAAGAATGTGCACTGCCTCGCAAGGAGATG AGCTACATCACTTTGACCCTGATGCCCAGTTGTATATTCAGCACTTGCTTCGCAAGCTTGGAAGTGAGCCATATGTTGGGCAGCGTGTGATACTTTCTGTTTCTCAAAGAATCATTGTTTTGGCAGAAAGTTTACTCTTCATGGATCTATTCGATGATGCTTTTCCTAGTGTTCACGACAGCATATACATACT GATCCAGCTTATTGAATTTCTGGTATCGGACCACTTACTCACCTGGTCAAGCAGTCAAGATTTCGACATGA GGCTATTTGAAGACTGGGTAGCATCGATTCTTCATGCAAGGAAAGCATTAGAACTCTTGGAAAATAGGAACGGGCTTTACGTGCTGTACATGGATCGAATGATGGGAGGTGTCGCCAAACAAGTAGGTCAGGTTTCATCTCTTCAGAATCATCTGAACCCTGATATTTTAGCAAACCTATTACATTGA